Part of the Candidatus Poribacteria bacterium genome is shown below.
GCCGCAATATAGTTGGCGTTAACCTGTTTCCAGTTAACGATCTTACCCCAAGCATCAACATAATCAGCGCGTCGGTTCTGATAGTTCAGATAATAAGCGTGTTCCCAGACATCAAGACCGAGGATAGGGGTATGTCCTTTCATCAACGGACTATCCTGATTTGATGTTGAATAGATCTGCAGCTTCTTCTTATCGTCAACGACAAGCCATGCCCATCCGGATCCGAAATGTGTTTTCGCGGCTTTGGCAAACATTTCGCTGCCAGCATCGAATGAACCAAACGTGGATTGAATCGTCTCGGCAACTTTCCCTGTCGGTTCTCTGCCTTCGGGAATCATAATGCTCCAGAAGAGCGTGTGGTTGGCGTGTCCACCGCCGCTGTTGATAACGGCTTGGCGAATGTCCTTCGGCACTTTATCAATATTCCTGAGCAGGTCTTCAATTGACAGGTGCTCCAAATCGTGGTGCCCTTTGATTGCCGCATTGAGTTTATTGACATAACCTTGGTGGTGTTTCCCGTGATGGATCTCCATTGTGCGTTTGTCGATGTATGGTTCAAACGCATCGTGCGGATAGCGTAGTGCTGGTAGCGTATGACCATGGCTATGCGCTTGCTCGTGATGGTCAGCATAAAGGCGCAATGGACTGTTCGCAAGGAGCAGTCCTGCCACTGCGGTACTTCCTCGAATTAAAAAATTTCTGCGGTTCATGAGTTCTCCTTGTCCTGCTATTTTGGATAGCATTTTACAGAAATTGCGGGTTTGTGTCAATATAAAATTCGGTTGATTTTGGCACAGAGATGTGGTATGTTGATTGCAATACCAATATAAAGAAACAAAGAATGAAAAGGAAGACAACACTTTATGTCTAAAGAACTTTCCCGTCTTAAACCCGTTGAACTCCGTGATATTTGGCCCAACGAAGCTGCAGACTTTACACCATGGCTGGCTGAAGAAGAAAATCTTAACCTTCTCGCTGAAACCCTCGGTTTAGAACTGGAACTTGAAGCACAAGAAAGAGATGTGGGAGACTTCTGTGCTGATATTTTATGCAAAAATGATGATGGTTCACGAGTGCTCATTGAAAATCAATTGGAAGCGACTGACCACATTCACCTTGGTCAAATCCTAACGTATGCGGCTGGATTGGATATCCACACAGTTATCTGGATTGCGAAAGAATTCCGAGAAGAACATCGTGCTGCGCTTGATCGATTAAACGAAATTACAGATGAACACTTCCAGTACTTTGGGATAGAGATTAAAGTATGGCAAATTGGGGATTCTGCACGTGCCCCGCAATTTGAGATCGTCTCTAGCCCCAATGACTGGAGCCGATCAGTGACTAAAGACACGCGAAATGCCATTAAAGATCTCTCTGAAACCCAACGACAACAGGAAAAATTCTGGACAGAATTCGGCAAGCACTTGACTAAAAAAAACAGTCCGATTACGCAGCCAAACCCACAACCTTTAGCACGGACGATTTTTAGGATTGGCAGATCCGATTTCGGTATATACACAACTTTAGTTAACAGGAGGCAGGAGATTCGTATTCAACTTACCATACGCGGAATCAACGCCAAGGCTCACTTTCATCTATTGAGAGAACAACAACCTGAAATTGAAAGTGAATTTGGTGAACCACTTGGATGGTCAGAACTACCTGAAAGAGAGGAAAGTCATATATACTTACTAAAAAGTGACACTGATCCATCAGATGAAGCTGATTGGCCCAATCAGCATGAATGGCTTGCAGCTAAACTTGAAAAGTTTTATGCTGTTTTCCGGCATCGCGTAAAAGCACTCAATGTCGACAACTGGGAACCACCCGAAGCCGAGGATGACGCATAAACATGGATTTGGTTTGTAGTAGGGCAATTTATTGCCCGTTTATCAAAGAGAGATAATCAATGGAAAACGCAGACACCTTCCACATTCTCGCGTTAGATGGCGGTGGCACCCGCGGCATGTACACCGCCCAACTCCTCGCTAAAATTGAAGAGGCTTTTGGAACGCGTATCAAAACCTGTTTCGATCTCATCGCCGGAACGAGCACAGGCGCAATCATCGCTGGTGCTGCTGTTTCCGACATCCCGATGACAGATATCGTCCAACTCTTTGAAACTGAGACCCCTTATATCTTCCGAAGAAGATGGTATCGCATTCCATTATTCTTGAGTAAATATCCAAGCGAACAACTCGCCCAGGTTATCGCCAAGCATATTCCGGCAACACTTCTTGGTGAAATAGCAACGCCATTAATGATAACAAGTTCGGAGATCGCCAAAAGTGAAGTTCACATTTTTAGATCCAATTATGGGAGTCGCGATTCGGAGGGTACGCCCCCTACAAGTAAAGAGGTTTGTTTACGAGAGGCTATCCTTGCCTCCTGTGCTGCACCCACATTTTTTGCCCCAAAATCCGTTGATGACCTCTTGTTAGCAGACGGCTGCTTATGGGCAAACAATCCCTCCACAATTGCCGCCACAGAGGCACTCTCAGTGTTTAGAAAAGAGGCACGAAAAATTCGGATGCTCTCCATCGGCACAGGACACTCGACAAACATGTATCGGCAGAGACGCGGCTGGGGATTTATCACCGGATGGGGTGGTGTGAAACTAACCTCCTACGTGATGACATTGCAAGCCCAAGCCTCCGCATATACAGCGAAACTGTTGCTAAACGGCAATTATTTACGCATCAATCCAGAAATCGATCGCTGGGAGATAGATACCCTTACGCGGTTAGATGACCTCAAATCTCTCGCCGAGCGCGATTTTGAGAGACACGCCACAGAAATTAGGACGTTTATTTCCAAAGCGTCTGAATAAAATGCAGCGATTACGTCAAAGCGTGATTCTCATGCATTTCTAATCCGCAATTTAGACACTCCGATATACTTTTCTGTTAAAAAATTGACTTTTTATTTTGTAAGATGTATAATGCAGGCGAATGTGACAAATTTTTCCGTTTTGAGAA
Proteins encoded:
- a CDS encoding superoxide dismutase, with amino-acid sequence MNRRNFLIRGSTAVAGLLLANSPLRLYADHHEQAHSHGHTLPALRYPHDAFEPYIDKRTMEIHHGKHHQGYVNKLNAAIKGHHDLEHLSIEDLLRNIDKVPKDIRQAVINSGGGHANHTLFWSIMIPEGREPTGKVAETIQSTFGSFDAGSEMFAKAAKTHFGSGWAWLVVDDKKKLQIYSTSNQDSPLMKGHTPILGLDVWEHAYYLNYQNRRADYVDAWGKIVNWKQVNANYIAATNA
- a CDS encoding DUF4268 domain-containing protein; the encoded protein is MSKELSRLKPVELRDIWPNEAADFTPWLAEEENLNLLAETLGLELELEAQERDVGDFCADILCKNDDGSRVLIENQLEATDHIHLGQILTYAAGLDIHTVIWIAKEFREEHRAALDRLNEITDEHFQYFGIEIKVWQIGDSARAPQFEIVSSPNDWSRSVTKDTRNAIKDLSETQRQQEKFWTEFGKHLTKKNSPITQPNPQPLARTIFRIGRSDFGIYTTLVNRRQEIRIQLTIRGINAKAHFHLLREQQPEIESEFGEPLGWSELPEREESHIYLLKSDTDPSDEADWPNQHEWLAAKLEKFYAVFRHRVKALNVDNWEPPEAEDDA
- a CDS encoding CBASS cGAMP-activated phospholipase yields the protein MENADTFHILALDGGGTRGMYTAQLLAKIEEAFGTRIKTCFDLIAGTSTGAIIAGAAVSDIPMTDIVQLFETETPYIFRRRWYRIPLFLSKYPSEQLAQVIAKHIPATLLGEIATPLMITSSEIAKSEVHIFRSNYGSRDSEGTPPTSKEVCLREAILASCAAPTFFAPKSVDDLLLADGCLWANNPSTIAATEALSVFRKEARKIRMLSIGTGHSTNMYRQRRGWGFITGWGGVKLTSYVMTLQAQASAYTAKLLLNGNYLRINPEIDRWEIDTLTRLDDLKSLAERDFERHATEIRTFISKASE